A genomic stretch from Longibacter salinarum includes:
- the ggt gene encoding gamma-glutamyltransferase: MSSRISTTLVLIVAILVGVPSSALAQNGDGGGDRLTGASFARSPVVAPNGIAATSQPLASQVAVDVMKQGGNAVDAAIAANAVLGLVEPTGNGIGGDLYAIVYDPETDEVYGLNASGRSPQNLSYDELKDELGDRDEIPLVGTLPVSVPGTVSGWDKLHERFGERSMADNLAPAIQYARDGFPLSQVIAYYWASNIRAFEYYEEQGTLMDDNWRDTYLIEGEDGEMRAPKEGEMFRNPDLASTLEMIAENGADAFYEGEIAQTIDAYMERIGGHLTAQDLADHTADWVEPESVTYRGVEVFELPPNGQGIAALQMLQILEAYDLEDMGHNSTDYLHVQTEAKKLVFEDRARFYADPDFADIPIDELLSEEYAAERRSMIKMDGVLSEPGHGEPRAVVSERLEEGDTIYMTVADKNGMMVSLIQSNYAGMGSGLVPDGLGFMLQDRGALFTMEKGHPNVYEPGKRPFHTIIPAFAKKDGKPWLSFGVMGGAMQPQGHVQVICNMVDFGMNVQEAGDAARYRHRGSTSPTGEVMEGRGTLHLESGVSQNVVNALRGRGHAVEIDAGGYGGYQAIMWDPEEGVYWGGTEMRKDGTVAGY; this comes from the coding sequence ATGTCTTCTCGCATTTCCACGACGCTTGTTCTTATTGTCGCTATCCTCGTAGGAGTGCCCTCGTCCGCGCTTGCTCAGAACGGGGATGGCGGCGGCGATCGTCTGACCGGCGCCTCGTTCGCCCGGAGCCCCGTCGTTGCTCCAAACGGCATCGCGGCGACGAGCCAGCCGTTGGCCTCTCAGGTGGCCGTGGACGTGATGAAGCAGGGCGGCAACGCCGTGGACGCGGCGATTGCTGCCAACGCCGTGCTCGGACTGGTCGAGCCAACCGGCAATGGCATCGGCGGCGACCTGTACGCTATCGTCTACGATCCGGAAACGGACGAGGTGTACGGACTGAACGCCAGCGGCCGCTCCCCGCAGAACCTTTCGTACGATGAGCTGAAGGATGAGCTAGGCGACCGTGACGAGATTCCGCTTGTCGGAACGCTACCGGTAAGTGTCCCGGGTACGGTTAGCGGCTGGGACAAGCTGCACGAGCGGTTCGGCGAGCGCTCCATGGCGGACAACCTGGCGCCGGCGATTCAGTACGCCCGGGATGGCTTCCCGCTCTCCCAGGTCATCGCCTATTACTGGGCGAGCAACATCCGAGCGTTTGAGTACTACGAGGAGCAGGGCACGCTGATGGACGACAACTGGCGAGACACCTACCTGATCGAAGGGGAGGACGGCGAGATGCGCGCCCCGAAGGAAGGCGAGATGTTTCGCAATCCGGACCTTGCCAGCACGCTTGAGATGATCGCGGAGAACGGAGCCGACGCCTTCTACGAGGGCGAGATTGCTCAAACGATCGACGCGTATATGGAGCGCATCGGTGGGCACCTCACCGCGCAGGATCTCGCGGACCACACGGCCGACTGGGTGGAGCCGGAGAGCGTCACGTACCGCGGCGTCGAGGTGTTCGAGCTTCCGCCGAACGGGCAGGGCATCGCGGCGCTTCAGATGCTGCAAATTCTGGAGGCATATGACCTTGAGGACATGGGTCACAACAGCACCGACTACCTGCACGTCCAGACCGAGGCCAAAAAGCTCGTGTTCGAGGATCGCGCCCGGTTCTACGCGGACCCGGACTTCGCCGACATCCCCATCGACGAACTGCTTTCGGAAGAGTACGCCGCCGAGCGCCGATCGATGATTAAGATGGATGGCGTGCTGAGTGAACCGGGTCACGGCGAGCCGCGCGCCGTCGTGAGCGAGCGGCTGGAGGAAGGCGACACGATCTACATGACGGTCGCCGACAAAAACGGCATGATGGTGTCGCTCATTCAGAGCAATTACGCGGGCATGGGAAGCGGTCTGGTGCCGGATGGGCTCGGCTTCATGCTGCAGGACCGAGGGGCCCTGTTCACGATGGAAAAAGGCCATCCGAACGTCTACGAGCCCGGCAAGCGGCCTTTCCACACGATCATTCCGGCTTTTGCCAAAAAGGACGGCAAACCGTGGCTTAGTTTCGGCGTGATGGGCGGAGCGATGCAGCCGCAGGGCCACGTGCAGGTGATCTGCAACATGGTCGACTTCGGCATGAACGTACAGGAAGCCGGCGATGCAGCCCGGTACCGCCACCGCGGCAGCACGTCACCCACGGGTGAGGTCATGGAAGGGCGCGGCACGCTACATCTGGAGAGCGGCGTGTCGCAGAACGTCGTGAACGCGCTTCGGGGCCGCGGTCATGCTGTCGAGATCGACGCCGGAGGCTACGGCGGCTACCAGGCCATCATGTGGGACCCGGAGGAGGGCGTGTACTGGGGTGGCACCGAGATGCGGAAAGACGGCACTGTCGCGGGGTATTGA
- a CDS encoding ArsR/SmtB family transcription factor: MTCCSSEDVSDDRLRDADVEHSVDRFKALANPVRLRMVEMIYSGGGEICVCEFTEHFDLSQPTISHHLKVLRDAGLIRSRRDGQFVYHRVVPNAFTGLSDLMDRFSTVRDAVSA, translated from the coding sequence ATGACCTGTTGCAGTAGTGAAGACGTTTCGGATGATCGCCTGCGGGATGCGGATGTTGAGCACTCCGTCGACCGGTTCAAGGCCCTCGCAAATCCAGTGCGGCTACGGATGGTCGAGATGATTTACAGCGGCGGCGGCGAAATTTGCGTCTGTGAGTTCACCGAGCACTTCGATCTCAGCCAGCCGACGATCTCGCATCACCTCAAAGTGCTGCGCGATGCAGGTCTGATCCGCAGTCGCCGAGACGGCCAGTTTGTCTACCACCGTGTGGTGCCCAACGCTTTTACCGGACTGTCTGACCTCATGGATCGCTTTTCCACCGTGCGTGACGCTGTTTCTGCGTAG
- a CDS encoding CBS domain-containing protein yields MIDLSCATRFALIKIVVAMTQTKTAMTIADIMSRDPECVAPDTSLMEIRQLLHHRGFHHLLVVEDEKLVGVISDRDVLRTISPFLDTRSETPRDVRTLAKQASDLMRDDPVQVTPDMTVQDAASLLLDHSISCLPVVADGAVVGIVTTKDMLEYYRSREM; encoded by the coding sequence ATGATTGATCTTTCTTGCGCCACCCGGTTCGCACTCATCAAGATTGTCGTTGCCATGACGCAAACCAAGACCGCCATGACCATCGCTGACATCATGAGCCGCGATCCGGAATGCGTTGCCCCGGACACGTCGCTCATGGAAATTCGTCAACTGCTCCACCACCGGGGCTTCCATCACCTGCTCGTCGTAGAGGACGAAAAGCTGGTCGGGGTGATTTCCGACCGCGACGTGCTGCGCACGATCAGCCCGTTTCTTGACACACGAAGTGAGACCCCACGCGACGTCCGCACCCTGGCGAAGCAGGCCAGTGACCTGATGCGGGACGACCCGGTCCAGGTGACGCCGGACATGACCGTCCAGGACGCTGCAAGCCTCTTGCTCGACCATTCGATCTCGTGTCTCCCCGTCGTCGCTGATGGGGCGGTCGTCGGCATCGTCACAACGAAGGACATGCTCGAATACTACCGCAGCCGCGAGATGTGA
- a CDS encoding CTP synthase, protein MRLFGKNLGTPVHTKYIFVTGGVTSSLGKGIFSASLGRLLAARGLTVTIQKFDPYINVDPGTMNPYEHGEVYVTNDGAETDLDLGHYERFLGRSTSQANNVTTGRVYLEVITKEREGAYLGKTVQVVPHIIDEIKHWMLKLGETGEYDVVITEIGGTVGDIEAQPYLEAIRQLRNELGPRNSLTSHLTLVPYLRAAGELKTKPTQHSVKELLAHGLQPDTIICRSERSLDADIRRKISLFCNVDQEAVIQMLDAETIYEVPLLLRDEGIGELVVDRLFTETEQERFDSTPDLDAWIDFLKRLKNPTVTIPIALVGKYVEHQDAYKSISESFILAGVPDEVQVEVRYVLSDDLTADNVEEKLGDVAGVLVAPGFGDRGIEGKVEAVRYARENDLPFFGICLGLQCGIIEFARNVCGWEDANSTEFDPDTQYPVISLMAEQKKISDKGGTMRLGQYDCKLKPDSRAAEVYGEELIQERHRHRYEVNNVLRYKLMEEGMRFTGVNPDADLVEIMELPDKRWFLGVQFHPEYKTTVGDPHPLFRSFVKACAEYAQERGLRESPQPPERKVVPLASADM, encoded by the coding sequence ATGCGTCTCTTCGGCAAGAATCTGGGCACTCCCGTGCATACCAAGTACATTTTCGTCACCGGCGGCGTGACATCGTCGCTCGGCAAGGGCATTTTCAGCGCGTCGCTCGGCCGCCTTCTCGCGGCCCGTGGCCTGACCGTCACCATTCAAAAGTTCGACCCGTACATTAACGTCGATCCGGGGACGATGAATCCCTACGAGCACGGCGAGGTGTACGTCACGAACGACGGCGCCGAGACCGATCTCGATCTCGGCCACTACGAACGCTTCCTCGGCCGATCGACCAGCCAGGCCAACAACGTCACCACCGGCCGGGTCTATCTGGAGGTGATCACGAAGGAACGGGAGGGCGCCTACCTCGGCAAGACCGTGCAGGTCGTGCCGCACATCATCGACGAGATCAAGCACTGGATGCTGAAGCTCGGCGAAACCGGCGAGTACGACGTCGTCATCACGGAGATCGGCGGAACAGTCGGTGATATCGAGGCGCAGCCGTATCTGGAGGCGATCCGTCAGCTTCGCAACGAGCTCGGTCCACGCAACTCGCTGACCTCGCACCTCACGCTGGTGCCGTATCTCCGCGCGGCCGGCGAGCTGAAAACGAAGCCCACGCAGCACTCCGTCAAGGAACTGCTCGCTCACGGCCTGCAGCCCGACACCATCATCTGCCGGTCCGAGCGGTCGCTCGACGCCGACATTCGCCGCAAGATCTCGCTCTTCTGCAACGTCGACCAGGAGGCGGTCATCCAGATGCTGGACGCCGAGACGATCTACGAGGTGCCGCTGCTTTTGCGGGACGAAGGCATCGGCGAACTCGTGGTCGACCGTCTGTTTACCGAGACAGAGCAGGAGCGCTTCGACAGCACGCCCGACCTGGACGCGTGGATCGACTTCCTGAAGCGCCTAAAGAACCCGACGGTGACGATTCCCATCGCCCTGGTCGGGAAATACGTCGAGCACCAGGATGCGTACAAGTCGATCAGCGAGAGCTTTATCCTGGCCGGCGTGCCCGATGAGGTGCAGGTCGAGGTCCGGTACGTGCTCTCCGACGACCTGACGGCCGACAACGTGGAGGAGAAGCTCGGGGACGTCGCCGGCGTGCTGGTTGCGCCCGGCTTCGGCGACCGTGGCATCGAGGGCAAGGTGGAGGCCGTCCGCTACGCCCGGGAAAACGACCTCCCGTTCTTCGGGATCTGCCTCGGACTGCAGTGCGGCATCATCGAGTTTGCCCGCAACGTGTGCGGCTGGGAGGACGCCAACTCCACCGAGTTCGACCCGGACACGCAGTACCCGGTCATCAGCCTGATGGCGGAGCAGAAGAAGATCTCCGACAAAGGCGGCACGATGCGCCTTGGCCAGTACGACTGCAAGCTAAAACCGGACTCACGGGCGGCCGAGGTCTACGGCGAAGAGCTTATCCAGGAGCGCCATCGCCACCGCTACGAGGTCAACAACGTCCTCCGCTACAAGCTGATGGAAGAGGGCATGCGCTTTACTGGCGTCAACCCCGACGCCGACCTCGTGGAGATCATGGAGCTACCGGACAAGCGCTGGTTCCTCGGTGTGCAGTTCCATCCGGAGTACAAGACGACCGTCGGCGACCCACACCCGCTCTTCCGCTCGTTCGTGAAGGCGTGCGCCGAGTATGCTCAGGAGCGCGGCCTCCGCGAGTCCCCGCAGCCGCCCGAGCGCAAAGTGGTCCCGCTGGCGTCGGCGGACATGTAG
- a CDS encoding LexA family protein, producing the protein MKDRRTKRQNEAFEFIQRFMRKQNMPRTLSEIGDGLGIASTNGVYKLLEALRSKGYIEREKHTARGLTLIDDAPDPVIDAGKNPRLPIIDEAESH; encoded by the coding sequence ATGAAAGACCGGCGCACGAAGCGCCAGAACGAGGCCTTCGAGTTCATCCAACGCTTCATGCGCAAGCAGAACATGCCGAGGACGCTCTCGGAGATCGGAGACGGCCTCGGCATCGCATCGACGAACGGCGTGTACAAGTTGCTGGAGGCGCTACGATCTAAGGGCTACATTGAGCGGGAGAAGCACACCGCGCGTGGACTCACGCTGATTGACGATGCTCCCGACCCGGTGATCGACGCGGGTAAAAATCCGCGGCTTCCCATTATTGACGAAGCGGAGAGTCACTGA
- a CDS encoding arsenate reductase ArsC has protein sequence MSSTEPSRSVVFVCTHNSARSQMAEGYLRHVAGDRYDVYSAGTERTHVRPFAIAVMNEIGIDLSGHHSKTLDDLVDVDKDIVVTVCDHAKETCPVVHAEQVMHKSFPDPSAATGSDEERLNAFRSVRDDLISWIDQTFVSAPDA, from the coding sequence ATGTCATCCACTGAACCTTCCCGCTCGGTCGTCTTCGTTTGCACGCATAACTCCGCCCGCTCGCAGATGGCGGAGGGCTACTTGCGTCACGTCGCCGGCGACCGGTACGACGTCTACAGTGCCGGGACGGAGCGCACGCACGTCCGGCCGTTCGCGATCGCCGTCATGAACGAGATCGGTATCGACCTTTCGGGTCATCACTCGAAGACGCTGGATGACCTGGTGGACGTCGACAAGGATATCGTCGTCACCGTATGCGATCACGCAAAAGAGACGTGCCCCGTCGTTCACGCAGAGCAGGTGATGCACAAGAGTTTCCCCGATCCGTCGGCCGCGACCGGGAGCGACGAAGAGCGCCTCAACGCCTTCCGCTCCGTCCGCGACGACCTGATCTCTTGGATCGATCAGACCTTCGTATCAGCTCCGGATGCTTAG
- a CDS encoding acyl-[acyl-carrier-protein] thioesterase, whose product MPTRPLWNESFPVRAYDVTPRGTASALALCDFLQEAAGNHAAHLGVSMEDLLAEDRAWVLAFLRLDVDRYPEWHADVHIETWPSGLDGIYATREFVLSDATGSFARATSAWFVIDTERRRPLRPPAILQEIETLDRPPALDVDRSKSTAPSGTPSHERDFRVRYHDLDLNRHVNNVRYVEWAVETLPAEWLDEHDLTSLTLEFRAETTAADPVRAQAFTTEMADDATFRHHLQHRETDRTLALATTEWHPVDPA is encoded by the coding sequence ATGCCCACTCGCCCCCTCTGGAACGAATCGTTTCCCGTTCGTGCGTACGACGTGACACCGCGCGGGACGGCCTCCGCCCTTGCACTGTGCGACTTTCTACAGGAAGCGGCCGGCAATCACGCCGCCCACCTTGGCGTGTCGATGGAGGACCTACTCGCCGAGGACCGCGCCTGGGTGCTCGCCTTCCTGCGCCTGGATGTCGACCGCTACCCGGAGTGGCACGCGGATGTACACATCGAGACGTGGCCATCGGGGCTGGACGGGATCTACGCGACGCGCGAATTCGTCCTGTCCGACGCCACCGGTTCGTTCGCTCGCGCCACCAGTGCCTGGTTCGTGATCGATACCGAGCGTCGTCGCCCGCTCCGCCCACCGGCCATTCTCCAGGAGATTGAGACGCTGGACCGCCCTCCGGCTCTCGACGTCGACCGGTCGAAGTCTACCGCTCCATCCGGAACGCCGAGCCACGAACGCGACTTCCGGGTGCGGTACCACGACCTCGACCTGAACCGCCATGTCAACAACGTGCGCTACGTCGAGTGGGCCGTAGAGACGTTGCCGGCGGAATGGCTGGATGAACACGACCTCACATCACTCACGCTGGAATTCCGCGCAGAAACGACTGCCGCCGATCCAGTACGTGCGCAAGCCTTCACCACAGAGATGGCAGACGATGCTACATTCCGCCATCACCTACAGCACCGCGAGACCGACCGCACACTCGCCCTCGCGACGACGGAATGGCACCCGGTCGATCCCGCGTAA
- the arsM gene encoding arsenite methyltransferase has product MTTPDDVKASVREKYAAIARSKEQGDGSSCCCSGDDELEVTMIGDDYDDVEGYVAEADMQLGCGVPTDLANIQPGDAVLDLGSGAGLDAFTARHIAGPDGRVVGVDMTPEMIKKARANAASLGFDNVEFFEGDIEDLPLEDEQFDVVISNCVLNLVPDKPTAFAEMYRVIAPGGHFCVSDIVVRGQLPDAVRRSAEMYAGCVGGAIEEDDYLELLEEAGFENVEVLRRKTIDVPDEALLKRASKEEVATFRDGGAIESITVRGQR; this is encoded by the coding sequence ATGACAACCCCAGACGACGTAAAAGCCAGTGTTCGCGAGAAGTACGCCGCCATCGCCCGCAGCAAGGAGCAAGGCGACGGTTCGTCCTGTTGCTGTTCCGGCGATGACGAGCTAGAAGTCACCATGATCGGCGACGACTACGACGATGTCGAGGGCTACGTGGCGGAGGCCGACATGCAACTCGGATGCGGCGTGCCGACGGACCTTGCTAACATCCAGCCGGGGGACGCCGTGCTCGATCTGGGCTCCGGCGCCGGCCTGGATGCCTTCACGGCGCGTCACATTGCAGGACCGGATGGCCGGGTCGTCGGCGTGGATATGACGCCCGAGATGATCAAGAAAGCGCGGGCCAACGCCGCGTCCCTCGGGTTCGACAACGTAGAGTTCTTTGAGGGCGACATCGAAGACCTGCCACTTGAGGACGAGCAGTTCGACGTTGTGATTAGCAACTGCGTCCTGAACCTCGTGCCCGATAAGCCGACGGCCTTTGCAGAAATGTACCGCGTGATTGCACCCGGCGGACACTTCTGCGTCTCCGACATCGTAGTCCGAGGACAGCTCCCCGACGCGGTCCGCCGCTCCGCAGAGATGTACGCCGGATGCGTCGGCGGTGCGATCGAGGAAGACGACTATCTGGAGCTACTCGAAGAAGCCGGGTTCGAGAATGTCGAGGTGCTGCGGCGCAAAACGATTGACGTGCCCGACGAAGCCTTGCTGAAACGCGCTTCCAAGGAGGAGGTCGCCACCTTCCGCGACGGCGGCGCCATCGAAAGCATCACCGTCCGGGGACAGCGGTGA
- a CDS encoding GWxTD domain-containing protein gives MASASPARHAGLCFLLLTALLLTKESAWAQQSPTASAEIQLATAVDAISEGRSTEAVPVLTDILSRDPACCNNEHGAAAYWLGKALTEQGRHEKARQVWRSGVEAMHAADWLDIRLADAFLSSLTPALLRAERPLALKTYESIIYSVDDAGSEGERDIYRRYAAEMEPLLSDESLNQLIEQPRDASPETWTFADSAGAFARAWWSRLDPIPSTETNERMEEHVARSIHARQAYRCPHRASGLDDRGITYIRFGEPRRTKVIDYEDSEFREEVFRFGVAVAPREFPDNELWRYDSLADVGYYIFTENNRQCYESSGALDLLPSRLYQNRGRTDRAQNISYSALMALRYIFSELALFHPDFSPVYSEISRYATYQESRASAAEVRDKLSAEQETNQKIYTQSESETVGTGLGQTRTVSSSSNFGIDSPVGFVRTMATTIRQQDHATRYQRSKDMPRHATDLLAASAALPVSVRTPRFLNSDGSTRVEVYWGVQTSHLRGAQPAVRPSMLMFSAVQYDAEHESTDRVDRRHFVDIESLNGNTIFASSPISFDSRSWLVHLGLEWSQFEVRSTTSGSTRLGKRLRQTTIRADSLRPIRATPDRLAMSDLRAMVSPSGTPADAIAFPFSTIGPDTPLLLYFELYHLAYDEDDQTRYTISYEVEAETQGGWTRLFGDDVRKTSTEAEYTTSARRTEEYIYLDLTQLRQEKNQDVRVTVRATDTVTGVSASRTTEFELVGSDALK, from the coding sequence ATGGCCTCTGCCTCTCCCGCGCGCCACGCCGGTCTCTGCTTCCTTCTCTTGACGGCCCTGCTGCTGACGAAAGAGTCAGCATGGGCACAGCAGTCACCAACGGCCTCTGCCGAGATCCAGCTCGCTACTGCCGTTGATGCCATTTCTGAGGGCCGCTCGACGGAGGCTGTCCCCGTCCTTACGGACATTTTGAGCCGGGACCCAGCGTGCTGCAACAACGAGCACGGGGCGGCGGCCTACTGGCTCGGCAAAGCACTGACCGAGCAAGGTCGCCACGAAAAAGCCCGTCAAGTCTGGCGGTCTGGGGTTGAAGCGATGCATGCAGCGGATTGGCTCGACATCCGTCTTGCGGACGCATTTCTGTCATCGCTTACCCCCGCCCTCCTCCGTGCAGAGCGTCCACTGGCGCTAAAGACGTATGAGTCGATCATCTACTCGGTGGACGACGCGGGTAGCGAAGGTGAGCGCGACATCTACCGACGGTATGCGGCGGAAATGGAGCCGCTGTTGTCAGACGAAAGCCTGAATCAGCTCATCGAGCAACCGCGAGATGCATCGCCAGAGACATGGACCTTCGCCGATAGCGCCGGGGCATTTGCGCGAGCGTGGTGGAGCCGGCTCGATCCGATTCCGTCTACAGAGACGAACGAACGGATGGAAGAGCACGTGGCCCGCAGCATACATGCGCGTCAGGCGTACCGCTGCCCACACCGTGCAAGTGGTCTGGACGACCGCGGCATCACCTACATTCGGTTCGGCGAGCCACGTCGGACGAAGGTCATCGACTACGAGGACTCGGAGTTTCGTGAAGAGGTTTTCCGCTTCGGCGTCGCGGTTGCTCCTCGGGAATTCCCGGACAACGAGTTGTGGCGCTACGACTCACTTGCCGACGTGGGCTACTACATCTTTACGGAAAACAACCGGCAGTGCTACGAGAGCTCCGGCGCCTTAGACCTTCTGCCATCCCGACTCTACCAGAACCGGGGCCGAACGGATCGTGCGCAAAATATTTCGTATTCGGCGCTCATGGCACTCCGGTACATCTTTTCAGAGCTCGCGCTCTTCCATCCTGACTTCTCTCCGGTGTACTCGGAAATCTCCCGGTACGCCACCTATCAAGAGTCGCGCGCATCGGCCGCCGAGGTACGCGACAAGCTGTCGGCCGAGCAGGAAACGAATCAGAAGATTTACACGCAATCCGAGTCGGAAACAGTCGGGACGGGCTTAGGGCAAACACGAACGGTTTCGTCCTCCTCTAACTTCGGCATCGACTCGCCCGTCGGCTTCGTTCGGACGATGGCGACAACGATCCGACAGCAGGACCATGCGACGCGCTATCAACGCTCGAAGGATATGCCGCGTCACGCAACGGATCTGCTCGCTGCATCGGCTGCATTACCTGTGTCCGTCCGCACGCCACGCTTCCTCAACTCCGACGGTTCGACCCGAGTGGAAGTCTACTGGGGCGTCCAAACGAGTCACCTTCGCGGAGCTCAACCGGCCGTGCGGCCGTCCATGCTTATGTTCAGCGCCGTGCAGTACGACGCAGAGCACGAATCTACCGACCGCGTCGACCGGCGCCACTTTGTGGACATTGAGTCTCTGAACGGAAATACGATCTTTGCCTCGAGCCCGATTTCGTTCGACAGCCGCTCGTGGTTGGTTCACCTTGGCCTCGAGTGGTCTCAATTCGAGGTCCGCTCCACCACGTCCGGCTCGACCCGGCTCGGCAAGCGACTGCGCCAGACGACGATCCGAGCCGACTCCCTGCGCCCCATCCGCGCCACACCCGACCGCCTGGCGATGAGTGATCTTCGTGCCATGGTCTCGCCGTCGGGGACGCCGGCAGACGCGATCGCTTTTCCCTTCTCCACGATCGGGCCAGATACACCGCTCCTCCTGTACTTCGAACTCTACCATCTCGCCTACGACGAGGACGACCAGACGCGCTACACCATCTCGTACGAGGTCGAGGCCGAAACGCAGGGCGGCTGGACACGGCTGTTCGGAGACGACGTTCGGAAGACGAGTACAGAGGCGGAATACACGACATCGGCGCGCCGAACGGAGGAATACATCTACCTGGACCTCACGCAATTGAGGCAAGAGAAGAATCAAGATGTACGGGTGACTGTCCGTGCCACCGACACCGTGACGGGCGTATCCGCGTCTCGCACCACGGAGTTCGAACTCGTCGGGAGCGATGCACTGAAGTGA
- a CDS encoding macro domain-containing protein has protein sequence MTHQVAGLTIELVQGDITNQPDIDAVVNAANAQLRTGGGVAGAIHQAAGPSLAEETRPMAPIQPGEAVISGGHDLQNDHVIHVLGPVYGRDEPSGKLLRAGYDNAMKLAEEIGLSSIAFPAISTGAFGFPLEPAARIALQAVLDHAPERSSLSLVRFVLFDENTLKVHRSVLSELMES, from the coding sequence ATGACACATCAGGTTGCAGGTCTTACGATCGAGCTCGTGCAGGGCGACATCACCAACCAGCCGGACATCGACGCGGTCGTTAACGCGGCGAATGCACAACTCCGTACGGGCGGGGGCGTGGCGGGTGCCATCCACCAGGCAGCCGGGCCGAGCCTCGCGGAGGAGACGCGACCCATGGCGCCCATCCAACCCGGCGAAGCCGTTATTAGCGGCGGGCACGACCTCCAAAACGATCACGTCATTCATGTGCTCGGCCCCGTGTACGGCCGGGACGAACCCTCCGGCAAACTGCTTCGCGCCGGATACGACAACGCTATGAAGCTTGCCGAGGAGATCGGCCTCTCGTCCATCGCCTTCCCCGCCATTTCGACGGGTGCGTTCGGCTTTCCTCTCGAACCGGCCGCGCGGATTGCCCTGCAGGCCGTGCTCGATCACGCACCCGAGCGGTCCTCCCTCTCCCTCGTTCGCTTCGTGCTCTTCGACGAAAACACCCTCAAGGTGCATCGCTCCGTACTTTCCGAGCTCATGGAATCATGA
- a CDS encoding class I SAM-dependent methyltransferase has translation MKYDPIKDRLGRFFSRHPLLHRLFFGVLNLLFLRAWYVRREIRRIMSLQPADRRVRVLDAGTGFGQYAYFVAKNFPEATVRAVDVKQEYLDRAKHFVDQTPQADQVTWAIDDLTDLKSEGPFDLILSVDVMEHIAEDRTVFEHFQRVLRPGGHVIINTPSDQGGSDVQGDEDESFIGEHVRDGYNMEDLEGKLRDAGLEPVRSIYTYGEYGSTAWRWLIKRPMQMLGTTWASIVVLPLYYLAALPIGLFLNAKDVAHDNETGTGVLVVARKASSGD, from the coding sequence ATGAAGTACGACCCCATCAAAGACCGCCTTGGTCGCTTCTTCAGCCGACACCCACTGCTGCACCGGCTGTTCTTCGGTGTTCTGAATCTCCTTTTTCTGCGCGCCTGGTACGTGCGCCGGGAGATTCGTCGCATCATGAGCCTGCAGCCTGCTGATCGGCGCGTGCGTGTGCTGGATGCAGGGACGGGCTTCGGCCAGTACGCGTATTTCGTCGCGAAAAACTTCCCCGAGGCGACCGTCCGCGCCGTCGACGTGAAGCAAGAGTACCTCGATCGAGCGAAGCACTTCGTGGACCAGACGCCGCAGGCCGACCAGGTGACGTGGGCGATCGACGACCTCACGGATCTGAAGTCGGAGGGTCCGTTCGACCTGATTCTGTCGGTCGATGTGATGGAGCATATCGCCGAGGATCGTACCGTCTTCGAGCACTTTCAGCGGGTGCTGCGTCCGGGTGGGCACGTCATCATCAACACCCCCTCGGATCAGGGCGGATCCGACGTGCAGGGCGATGAGGATGAAAGCTTCATCGGCGAGCACGTACGTGATGGCTACAACATGGAGGATCTAGAAGGGAAACTAAGGGATGCTGGCCTCGAGCCTGTCCGTAGCATCTACACGTATGGTGAGTATGGATCCACGGCATGGCGCTGGCTTATCAAACGCCCGATGCAGATGCTCGGCACCACGTGGGCGTCCATCGTCGTGCTTCCACTGTACTACCTCGCGGCTCTTCCAATCGGCCTTTTTCTCAACGCGAAGGACGTGGCGCACGACAATGAGACCGGCACCGGCGTGCTCGTCGTCGCGCGAAAAGCGAGTTCTGGGGATTGA